The sequence below is a genomic window from Nitrospiria bacterium.
TACAAAATAGGATTCCCCCTCCATTTGATGCTCTTCAATGAGATCGGTCCGAACCGGCTGAAAGGTCCCCGGACCAATATGCAAGGTGACATGAGCAATGCGAACTCCTTTTAACCGAATTTCATCCAGTAACGGACGGGAAAAATGAAGGCCCGCGGTGGGAGCCGCCACGGATCCCTCATGGCGCGCATAAACCGTTTGGTAACAATCCTTGTCCTCAGGACTTGGGGGCCGGCGGATATAAGGAGGCAACGGCATAGCCCCTTTCTTTCGAATGAGATCTGGAACATCTTTATTCCCCAAAAACCGGATTTCCCTTTTTCCCTCTCCGCTTTTTCCGATCACAAAACCCACAAACCCCAACCCAAAATCAATTTCCTCTCCAACGGAAATCTTTCCCCGGGTTAAAGCGGCCCAACACCCCGGTTCAGTCTCCTCAAGCAGGAGACATTCAATCTCCTTTCCATTGGAACTTTTTCTTCCAAAAAGACGTGCCTGATTAACCTTTGTATCGTTGAGGATAAGGAGGTCATTGGGTTGAAGAAATTCTACAATATCCAAAAAAATGCCATGGGTAATCTCCCCTGTCTCCCTTCGAAAAACCAAAAGCCTAGAGCGATCACGGTGAGGAAGAGGGGTTTGCGCAATGGTACTCTCCTTTAAGGAGTAATCAAAGTCCGATAACTTCATTTTCGACTCATGATCCAAAGGATTAAACTCAGCAAGAGGCTGAACAGAATCCCCGTGGT
It includes:
- the queA gene encoding tRNA preQ1(34) S-adenosylmethionine ribosyltransferase-isomerase QueA, whose product is MKLSDFDYSLKESTIAQTPLPHRDRSRLLVFRRETGEITHGIFLDIVEFLQPNDLLILNDTKVNQARLFGRKSSNGKEIECLLLEETEPGCWAALTRGKISVGEEIDFGLGFVGFVIGKSGEGKREIRFLGNKDVPDLIRKKGAMPLPPYIRRPPSPEDKDCYQTVYARHEGSVAAPTAGLHFSRPLLDEIRLKGVRIAHVTLHIGPGTFQPVRTDLIEEHQMEGESYFVGQEVVQEIIKTRETGGRIVGVGTSSARVIESLPDPVPQHHLMGKTHLFIFPGYRFRWLGGFVTNFHLPKSTPYLLTSALVGLPLLKKMYQEAMEKGYRFYSYGDAMMVL